A section of the Lutra lutra chromosome 3, mLutLut1.2, whole genome shotgun sequence genome encodes:
- the ING1 gene encoding inhibitor of growth protein 1 isoform X6 — translation MECPYLSAAELLAAEPDEGGLCAVTEILKELDEYYEKFKRETDGVQKRRVLHCIQRALIRSQELGDEKIQIVSQMVELVENRTRQVDSHVELFEAHQEVNDTTGHGGKAGQDKSKSETITQAEKTNNKRSRRQRNNENRENAANNHDHDDITSGTPKEKKAKASKKKKRSKAKAEREASPADLPIDPNEPTYCLCNQVSYGEMIGCDNDECPIEWFHFSCVGLNHKPKGKWYCPKCRGENEKTMDKALEKSKKERAHSR, via the exons ATGGAATGTCCTTATCTTTCCGCTGCTGAGCTATTGGCTGCTGAGCCGGATGAGGGTGGGCTTTGCGCAGTGACTG aAATCCTGAAGGAACTGGATGAGTATTATGAGAAATTCAAACGCGAGACAGACGGCGTCCAGAAAAGGAGAGTGCTGCATTGCATTCAGAGAGCCCTGATTCGGAGCCAGGAGCTGGGCGACGAGAAGATCCAGATCGTGAGTCAGATGGTGGAGCTGGTGGAGAACCGGACCAGGCAGGTGGACAGTCATGTGGAGCTCTTTGAGGCTCATCAGGAGGTCAATGACACCACCGGCCACGGCGGCAAAGCCGGCCAGGATAAGTCCAAGAGTGAGACAATCACGCAGGCGGAGAAGACCAATAATAAGCGGTCTCGGCGACAGCGCAACAACGAGAACCGAGAGAATGCGGCCAATAATCACGACCACGATGACATCACCTCCGGGACACctaaggagaagaaagcaaaagcctCCAAGAAGAAGAAACGCTCCAAGGCCAAAGCCGAGCGGGAAGCGTCCCCTGCGGACCTTCCCATTGACCCGAACGAGCCGACGTACTGTCTGTGCAATCAGGTCTCCTATGGAGAAATGATCGGCTGTGACAATGACGAGTGCCCCATCGAATGGTTCCATTTCTCCTGCGTGGGGCTGAATCACAAACCCAAGGGCAAGTGGTACTGTCCCAAGTGTCGAGGAGAGAACGAGAAGACCATGGACAAGGCCCTGGAGAAATCCAAAAAGGAGCGGGCGCACAGCAGGTAG
- the ING1 gene encoding inhibitor of growth protein 1 isoform X1, producing MARGCGRAERGKLEWPRAGAWRGRAGPEGAEPGGDSAERRWEDSCRRRRWDSACSIFRRSAAGAEGAGEVPGAPAGHPPVSTARGGGSVGTGLRGGSKRHVRCAEILKELDEYYEKFKRETDGVQKRRVLHCIQRALIRSQELGDEKIQIVSQMVELVENRTRQVDSHVELFEAHQEVNDTTGHGGKAGQDKSKSETITQAEKTNNKRSRRQRNNENRENAANNHDHDDITSGTPKEKKAKASKKKKRSKAKAEREASPADLPIDPNEPTYCLCNQVSYGEMIGCDNDECPIEWFHFSCVGLNHKPKGKWYCPKCRGENEKTMDKALEKSKKERAHSR from the exons ATGGCCCGTGGGTGCGGCCGCGCGGAGCGGGGCAAGCTTGAGTGGCCCCGGGCGGGTGCCTGGCGGGGACGAGCGGGCCCCGAGGGCGCCGAGCCGGGCGGCGACTCCGCGGAGCGAAGATGGGAGGACTCGTGTCGCCGGCGCCGCTG GGACAGTGCGTGCAGCATTTTCAGAAGGTCAGCGGCGGGAGCTGAGGGGGCCGGAGAAGTTCCTGGTGCGCCGGCGGGACACCCGCCTGTTAGTACCGCGCGCGGCGGCGGCTCTGTTGGCACCGGACTTCGCGGGGGGTCTAAGAGACACGTGCGCTGCGCAG aAATCCTGAAGGAACTGGATGAGTATTATGAGAAATTCAAACGCGAGACAGACGGCGTCCAGAAAAGGAGAGTGCTGCATTGCATTCAGAGAGCCCTGATTCGGAGCCAGGAGCTGGGCGACGAGAAGATCCAGATCGTGAGTCAGATGGTGGAGCTGGTGGAGAACCGGACCAGGCAGGTGGACAGTCATGTGGAGCTCTTTGAGGCTCATCAGGAGGTCAATGACACCACCGGCCACGGCGGCAAAGCCGGCCAGGATAAGTCCAAGAGTGAGACAATCACGCAGGCGGAGAAGACCAATAATAAGCGGTCTCGGCGACAGCGCAACAACGAGAACCGAGAGAATGCGGCCAATAATCACGACCACGATGACATCACCTCCGGGACACctaaggagaagaaagcaaaagcctCCAAGAAGAAGAAACGCTCCAAGGCCAAAGCCGAGCGGGAAGCGTCCCCTGCGGACCTTCCCATTGACCCGAACGAGCCGACGTACTGTCTGTGCAATCAGGTCTCCTATGGAGAAATGATCGGCTGTGACAATGACGAGTGCCCCATCGAATGGTTCCATTTCTCCTGCGTGGGGCTGAATCACAAACCCAAGGGCAAGTGGTACTGTCCCAAGTGTCGAGGAGAGAACGAGAAGACCATGGACAAGGCCCTGGAGAAATCCAAAAAGGAGCGGGCGCACAGCAGGTAG
- the ING1 gene encoding inhibitor of growth protein 1 isoform X4: MAAPAAGASAASAGAGAAEDAAQAARTRRRSGRWPVGAAARSGASLSGPGRVPGGDERAPRAPSRAATPRSEDGRTRVAGAAEILKELDEYYEKFKRETDGVQKRRVLHCIQRALIRSQELGDEKIQIVSQMVELVENRTRQVDSHVELFEAHQEVNDTTGHGGKAGQDKSKSETITQAEKTNNKRSRRQRNNENRENAANNHDHDDITSGTPKEKKAKASKKKKRSKAKAEREASPADLPIDPNEPTYCLCNQVSYGEMIGCDNDECPIEWFHFSCVGLNHKPKGKWYCPKCRGENEKTMDKALEKSKKERAHSR, translated from the exons ATGGCGGCACCGGCGGCCGGAGCGAGCGCGGCGAGCGCTGGTGCCGGAGCTGCAGAGGACGCGGCTCAAGCCGCACGGACCCGCAGGCGGTCCGGCCGATGGCCCGTGGGTGCGGCCGCGCGGAGCGGGGCAAGCTTGAGTGGCCCCGGGCGGGTGCCTGGCGGGGACGAGCGGGCCCCGAGGGCGCCGAGCCGGGCGGCGACTCCGCGGAGCGAAGATGGGAGGACTCGTGTCGCCGGCGCCGCTG aAATCCTGAAGGAACTGGATGAGTATTATGAGAAATTCAAACGCGAGACAGACGGCGTCCAGAAAAGGAGAGTGCTGCATTGCATTCAGAGAGCCCTGATTCGGAGCCAGGAGCTGGGCGACGAGAAGATCCAGATCGTGAGTCAGATGGTGGAGCTGGTGGAGAACCGGACCAGGCAGGTGGACAGTCATGTGGAGCTCTTTGAGGCTCATCAGGAGGTCAATGACACCACCGGCCACGGCGGCAAAGCCGGCCAGGATAAGTCCAAGAGTGAGACAATCACGCAGGCGGAGAAGACCAATAATAAGCGGTCTCGGCGACAGCGCAACAACGAGAACCGAGAGAATGCGGCCAATAATCACGACCACGATGACATCACCTCCGGGACACctaaggagaagaaagcaaaagcctCCAAGAAGAAGAAACGCTCCAAGGCCAAAGCCGAGCGGGAAGCGTCCCCTGCGGACCTTCCCATTGACCCGAACGAGCCGACGTACTGTCTGTGCAATCAGGTCTCCTATGGAGAAATGATCGGCTGTGACAATGACGAGTGCCCCATCGAATGGTTCCATTTCTCCTGCGTGGGGCTGAATCACAAACCCAAGGGCAAGTGGTACTGTCCCAAGTGTCGAGGAGAGAACGAGAAGACCATGGACAAGGCCCTGGAGAAATCCAAAAAGGAGCGGGCGCACAGCAGGTAG
- the ING1 gene encoding inhibitor of growth protein 1 isoform X5: MAAPAAGASAASAGAGAAEDAAQAARTRRRSGRWPVGAAARSGASLSGPGRVPGGDERAPRAPSRAATPRSEDGRTRVAGAAGERPGDIFRRSAAGAEGAGEVPGAPAGHPPVSTARGGGSVGTGLRGGSKRHVRCAEILKELDEYYEKFKRETDGVQKRRVLHCIQRALIRSQELGDEKIQIVSQMVELVENRTRQVDSHVELFEAHQEVNDTTGHGGKAGQDKSKSETITQAEKTNNKRSRRQRNNENRENAANNHDHDDITSGTPKEKKAKASKKKKRSKAKAEREASPADLPIDPNEPTYCLCNQVSYGEMIGCDNDECPIEWFHFSCVGLNHKPKGKWYCPKCRGENEKTMDKALEKSKKERAHSR, encoded by the exons ATGGCGGCACCGGCGGCCGGAGCGAGCGCGGCGAGCGCTGGTGCCGGAGCTGCAGAGGACGCGGCTCAAGCCGCACGGACCCGCAGGCGGTCCGGCCGATGGCCCGTGGGTGCGGCCGCGCGGAGCGGGGCAAGCTTGAGTGGCCCCGGGCGGGTGCCTGGCGGGGACGAGCGGGCCCCGAGGGCGCCGAGCCGGGCGGCGACTCCGCGGAGCGAAGATGGGAGGACTCGTGTCGCCGGCGCCGCTGGTGAGCGCCCTGGGGA CATTTTCAGAAGGTCAGCGGCGGGAGCTGAGGGGGCCGGAGAAGTTCCTGGTGCGCCGGCGGGACACCCGCCTGTTAGTACCGCGCGCGGCGGCGGCTCTGTTGGCACCGGACTTCGCGGGGGGTCTAAGAGACACGTGCGCTGCGCAG aAATCCTGAAGGAACTGGATGAGTATTATGAGAAATTCAAACGCGAGACAGACGGCGTCCAGAAAAGGAGAGTGCTGCATTGCATTCAGAGAGCCCTGATTCGGAGCCAGGAGCTGGGCGACGAGAAGATCCAGATCGTGAGTCAGATGGTGGAGCTGGTGGAGAACCGGACCAGGCAGGTGGACAGTCATGTGGAGCTCTTTGAGGCTCATCAGGAGGTCAATGACACCACCGGCCACGGCGGCAAAGCCGGCCAGGATAAGTCCAAGAGTGAGACAATCACGCAGGCGGAGAAGACCAATAATAAGCGGTCTCGGCGACAGCGCAACAACGAGAACCGAGAGAATGCGGCCAATAATCACGACCACGATGACATCACCTCCGGGACACctaaggagaagaaagcaaaagcctCCAAGAAGAAGAAACGCTCCAAGGCCAAAGCCGAGCGGGAAGCGTCCCCTGCGGACCTTCCCATTGACCCGAACGAGCCGACGTACTGTCTGTGCAATCAGGTCTCCTATGGAGAAATGATCGGCTGTGACAATGACGAGTGCCCCATCGAATGGTTCCATTTCTCCTGCGTGGGGCTGAATCACAAACCCAAGGGCAAGTGGTACTGTCCCAAGTGTCGAGGAGAGAACGAGAAGACCATGGACAAGGCCCTGGAGAAATCCAAAAAGGAGCGGGCGCACAGCAGGTAG